The nucleotide sequence GGGCTGGCGGTCATTGTGGACTTTCATCCAGAAGGCGCGCTGCGCGACCGGATTGAAAAAGAATCGCCGGTCGGCAAGGCTTTCGTGGAGGCGTGGCGGATGCTGGCGGCGCGTTACGCGAATCGGCCCGCCGACCGGTTGACCTTCGAACCGTTAAACGAACCCCAATATTATCAACTCGATGGCGCCAGCCGCTGGCGGCGCTTGCAAAGCGATGTGGTCGGTGCGATACGGCAGCAAGCACCATCCCATTGGATTCTGCTGTCCGGCACGCGCGGTGGCAGTATCGCCGGGCTGGAGTCAATGTCGCCGCTGACCGATCCCCGGATACGCTACGTCTTCCATTTTTACGAGCCGATGTTGTTCACCCATCTCAATGCGCCGTGGGAGCCGTTCCTGTCCGGGCCGCAAGGGATGATCGCGGGCTTGGGGTATCCGTCCGATTCCCCGCAGGCGCTGGCCAACTTCCGAGTAGTGCCGGGAGCCGACGCCAAAGCGGCTAACGACGCCGTAACTCAGTACGTCGCCGAAAAATGGAACTCCTCGCGCATCGCTCAGGAGATTGCCAAAGCGGCTGCCTGGGCCAAGCGTTACCAAGTCAAGCTGGTGTGCACCGAATTTGGAGCGTTGCGCGCCTCGCTCGACGCCACATCCCGCAACCTCTGGCTGCGCGATGTTCGTACCGCCCTGGAAGGCGCGGGCGTCGGCTGGAGCGTGTGGGATTATGCGGATTTCTTTGGAATCGCCACGGCGACGGGCAACATAAGCTCGACCGCCGATGGCGCGGTGATCCCTGGTGATTTACAAAATCCCGCGCGCCTGCTCGACGCCGGTAGCGTGGCCGCGTTGGTCATGGACGTTCCGCCGCCGGGGTTGTTGCGCGTTGTCGAACGGTGAGACATTCGAGTGCGGGAGGTTGGCGCTAAAGCCCGTAGTCCGCGGGATTCGCCAGCAGGCAGCGGAATGCCGCCGCTCAGTGATTCCTGGCCGGTAAAGAGTGTAAAATCTGAGTCACCATGATGATCGACTGGCATCGAACACCGACCGGATGGGCGGCACTGGTTCTAGTGGGAGGGCTTTTAGGACCGGGCACGGCCGTCGCCGCTTGCCAGAGTGACAGCGATTGCAAGCCGGGACTGCGTTGCCTGTTTGCCCGCGAGCGCCCGCAAGGCGTGTGCGCCAGTTGGTCGCCTTCCTTGGAGCCGATCTCCAAACCCGCCCAACCGTCAGCGCCCGCGAGCCAATCGGTACCCTTGAGCCAGCGGGGCGGCGTCGGTTTTCCCTGTCAGTTCACCCAGGATTGTCTGCCGCGCTTTGCCTGTTTCAAGCTCGGCGCTCGCCTGGAAGGACAATGCTTCCGCTGAGAGGGTTTCCGGCGAGCCGAGCCGCCCGGATGAGCTAATACTGCGTTCTAGTGTTGCGGTTGATGGTGTAGCCGAAGTTGGTTGAAAGCGCGAGATTGTTGTAAATCAGTTGGTGGAGCCAGAGGTTGACCTCGGCGAGGTCGGAGCGCGGTACGTAAATCATATCGAAACGCCGCAGCGGCACGTCCTGTTCGGTGCCGCCCTCGATGATCCGCCGCACGTTCACCACTTTCAGCATCGGTTTGCCTTGACGGGTGCGACGGAGCAGGATCACCCGGTCCATGCGAGCGGTTTCGCGGAAACCGCCCGCTTCCAGCACTCCTTCCAGCACGCCCATGCGGTGCGCCAGTTTGAGGACGCCGGCCCGCTGGACTTCGCCGCCGACATAAATGATTTCGGAACTGAACATGCGAGGGACCACGATCGCTTCCGGGTGGCGAAACTCGGTAGCGTAACGCTGGCGCAACTCCTCGGCGATATCGCCGGGCGTGCGGTCCAGCACCTTGACCGAGCCGATCAACGACAAATGGATCAAGCCATCCGGCGAGACGATCACGCGGTCGCTGAACTCCGGGTTATAAATCAGTTTGACATCCAACTCGTCGCCCGGCAGGAAACCGTAGTCTGGAAGCTCGTCGCGCCACATCTCAAAGCCGAGCGGCTGCTGTTCTTCAGGACGGAGCGGAGAGACGCAAGCGCTGGCCAGCAGGCAGCAAAGCAGGGTCAGAATGCGAACGTGTTGGGACATTGGTAAGGCTGTCAGCTTCTTTGGCGTTTATTGTTTAAGATTATGCGATATTCTGGCATCTGCCCAATGGAAGGAAACAATGGATTATTTGTCAACGAGTAATTTCGCATGAGCTCCCCTGAACCCGCTAACGACGCAGGCCAGCGCGGGGGCAACGGGCCGCGCCTGACCCCGCTGGCGCCGCATGTTGCCTCCCGTCATACCTTGCGCGATGTCCTGATCGTCATTTTTCGCGAGCGTCGCCTGATTATCTTAACTTTCAGTCTCATTCTAGCGATCGGCCTGCTGGTGTCCCTCAAGCTGGGCATGACCTACACCGCCGAAGCGCGCCTGCTGGTGCTGCCCAGCCGCGATTACGTGATGCGGCAGGATGTCGGCGAAACCGGCGTCAACATGGCGCTGGGCGATGATCGAATCGTGCGCTCCGAAACCGAGATTTTCAACAACTCCCAGTTGGTCGAGCGCGTCGTCGAGGATATCGGGCTGGCGCGGCTTTATCCCGATATCGCCTCCGGCGCGGGGAATCAAGGCTCCTTTCTGCCGCGCGGCTGGCGGGCGCTCACGGAGCTTTTCAGGGGTCCTGAAACGGTGGAGACAGGCAAAGAGTCCGGGGTCGAGCCGCTGACCGAACAGGAGCGCAAGCGGCTCAATCAGGCGGTGGTGCGCTTCATTTCCAAGCTGGAGGTGTTGCCGGTCAAGGATTCCAGCGTGATTCACCTGACCTTCTCCCACCCGGACCCCACCATCGCCGCCGATGCGCTCAATCGGTTGGTTCAGGCTTACCTGGAACAGCGTTATGAGGTCTTCGCGCTGTCCCGTTCCCAGGTGTTCGCCCAGCAGCGCGATAATTTCTCCCAGCGTCTTGGCAAGGCCGAGCAGGAGCTGGAAGCGTTCAAGCTCAAGAACGACTTCAGCGCGTTTGCCGATCAGAAAACGATGGTGCTGCGCCAGCAGGCGGAGATTCAGAACGACAAGATGGATACCGGCACCCGCCTGCGGGAAATCGAAGGGCGACTGGCGGCGGTCCGCGAGCAACTGACCAGCGTTCCCAAGGATATCGCGCTGTACGAGGAAAGCGGCCAGCAAGACGCCCGCGACACCGCCCGCGCCACCTTGGTGACGCTGGAAGCCCGCCGCAACGAGCTGCTGACCAAGTTCAGCGAAACCAGCCGGTTCATCACCGATCTGGACCATCAAATCGCCAAATTGCGCGCCATCATCAGCGGCACGCCGCCCAAGGAGTCGATCAGCCGCCGCAGCGGTCGCAATCCGCTCTACGATGAATTGGGGACCGAGCAGGTCCGCCGCGAGAACGAAGCCGCCGCGCTGCGAGCGCGGCAAAAATCGCTCGACGGGCAACTGGCGCGAATCACCGAACGGCTGGGGGCGTTCGACCGGCTGGAGCGCGATTACAACACGCTGATGTTGCAACGCACCTTGCTGGAGAAAAACCTACAGATTTACGCGCAGAAAGCGGAAGAGTCGTTGATTCAGGAAGAGCTCGACCGGCAGAAAACCGCCAACGTGCGGGTCATCGAGCAGGCGCAAATCCCGCGCGAGGGCAAAAGCTTGCGAGTGATGGTGTTGGGGCTGGCGCTGATCGGCGGGCTGGTGGCGGCGCTGGCGCTGGCGTTCTTGAAGGATTTTTTCCGTGAAGTCTTGATCTCGCCGGAAGACACCGAGCGGGTGTTGGGCTTGCCGGTGCTGGTGGCGGTGCCGCTGAAAACCCTGCCGGCGCGCCCGGCTCGCGCCTGAGCGAACGCGCGAGCCATCATGGCGCCACCCGGACTCCAGCGCCTGCTCGCGGGCTACCTGCCGGTCAATCTGTTGCAGGCCGCGATCACCCTGGGGGCGGTCATGGTGTTCAGCCGGCTGCTGACGCCGGCGGAGTACGGCCATTATGCGCTGGCCACCACCTTGATGCTCTGGGTCCAAACCCTGCTGTTCTACTGGCTGCAAACCGGCATCTCCCGCTTCCACGATACCGCCCGCGACGCCGGGCGGCTGCCGCGCCTGTTGGCCACTGCATATGTTGCCGCCATCCTGATGGTGATACTGCTCGGCGGGATCGGGTTGATCGTTGCGGAATTCAGCGTCTATCGCCCCTTGATCCTAGCGGGTCTGGCGGCGCTGCTGGCGCGGTCGCTGTTCGCGGTCGGACTGGATTTTCACCGGGCGGCGCATCGGGTGCGCCGTTACGCCTGGCTGGAAGGCGTGCAGTACCTTCTCAGCCTGTTGCTGGGCGTGCTTTTTGCCATCTATTTGGATTGGGGCGCGCCCGCGCCGTTGTTGGGGTTGGCGCTGGGCAATTTGGCGGTCCTGCTGGCGGATATCCCTTATCTGGCGCGCCAAACGGAGGGTCTGGCCTGGTCGCGGGACGATTTGCGGCTGCTGGCGGGTTATGGATTGCCGTTGACCTTTTCCTTCTTGTTCGGGCTGGTGGTGGCGGGCTCCGACCGTTTCTTCATCGCGTGGTTGATGGATGAAAGCGCGGTGGGCGTCTACGCCGTCGCCTATGCCCTGGCCGATCGCACCTTGACCATACTGTTCAATTGGGTGGGGATGGCGACCGTGCCGCTGGCGTTTTCCGCGCTGGCCAGCAGCGGGGAAAACGCAGCGCGCCAGGTCATGAGCGATGCCGCCAAAAGCCTGATTCTCTTGGCCTTGCCCGCGGCGGTCGGTCTGGCCGCCGCCGCCGCGCCGCTGGCGGTGGTGGTGGTCGGCCCCGATTTTCGGGCCACTACGGCCCACATCGTGCCCTGGATCGCGTTGGCGGGCCTGCTGAACGGCGCGATGGTCCATTACGCCGCCCATGCCTTTCTGATCACCCGCCGCACCCGAGCTTTGCTGGGAACGACCGTGCTGGCGGCGGCGGTCAACGTCACCCTCAACGTGCTGTTGATTCCAGTCTGGGGTTTGAACGGGGCCATTGCCGCCACCATCGTCGCCTATGCGGTCGGCTTGGGCGCGCGCTTGCTGCTGATGCGCACGCGTTTTCCCATTCCTCTAGCCTTACCGGATTTAATGAAGGGCCTCGCTGCTTGCGCGCTGATGTGGGCGGTGCTGGCGGCGATTCCCTGGCCGCCGACCTGGGCGGGTTTGCTGGCCGCCGTCGCGACCGGCATGGCGTGCTACGGGGTAGCGGCGCTGCTCTTGAATGTTTCCGGCGTGCGGCGCTGGGTGCCGGCGCGCTGGTTCGATTGGGGTTCTAGCTGATGGAGAGGCGTGTTCCGCCGGCGCGGCGCTCCGCGTTTCTGCTGCGCGCGCCGGCTGCGGCGACCGCTCAGACCGAATCGGCGCGCGACGAACGCTGGCGCTGGCCTTTGGCATTGGCTTGCCTGGGCTTGATCCTTTATCTGCTGTTGTCCGACAACCTGCTGGTCACGCTCGGCATCCCCTACAACGTTCCGCGCGGCGCTTTCCCGTTCAAGATCCATCCGGGAACCTACTTCATCAGCTTGGGTTTCGTTCTGTTGTTGCGCGGCAATCCCTGGCAGCGGCTCGGCAAATTGCTTCAGCTGGCACCGGCGCTCAGCAGCTTGGCGTTGGTGACGACGGTGATCATGGTCTATGCCCTGATTCGGTTCGGCGCGTCCGGCAGCGGCTTTTTCATCGATACGCTGCTGGCGCCGGCCTTGCTGGGCCTGATCGTGCTGCAAGCGCCCAGCGAGCGGCGGCCGGTGGTGTTCTGGATCGTGTTGGGGCTATCGGCGTGCAATGCGGTGATCGGGATCGGCGAAGCCGCTGTCGGCAACCGGCTGGTTCCTTACATGGCTGGCGACAAGCTGTTGGTCGAGGAGTTTTTCCGGGCCACCGCGCTAGGCGGGCATCCCCTGACCAACGCGCTGCGCACGGCGGTGTTGATGTTCGTGGTGCTGGTGCTGCCCGCCCGCTTCCGGTTGACTTTGATTCCGCTGTTTGCCATTGCCCTGCTGGCGTTCGGCAGCCGCTCGGCGCTGGCGACCAGCCTGCTGCTGCTGGGCGTGTGGGGCGGGTTCTCTTTCATGCGGGGCATCGTCGCCCGGCATTTCGATTTGCGGCTGGCGCTAGGTCTTCCGCTGCTGGTGTTGGTGTTGCCGGCGGCGGTCGGCGCGTTGGGCCTGAGTTTGGGGCTGGGCGAGCGCGTCTTGCAGGAGTTTTACTGGGATGACAGCGCTCAGTCGCGGCTGCTGGCGTTTCACATCTTCAGCTTTCCGTCGCTGGAAGAGTTGCTGTGGGGGATGGGGCCGGCGCGCATCGAGTGGGCGCTGGATCAGCTCAAGGGGTCCACCACCCTGAACGATATCGAGAATTTCTGGATTCTACTGTTGTTGCAGGTTGGTGCCATCCCCTTCATCTTCCTGGCGGGTTCGCTGCTGGCGACCGTGTTCAGTCTGGCTTGGCCAGGGCCGACCCCGCTGCGGCTGGCGGCGCTGAATTTCCTGATCCTCGCCTCCGGCAGCAACTCGCTGGCCACCAAAACCCAAAGTCTGGCGATTTTGGTGGCCATGTTGACCGGGGCGGCGGCCATCACCCGGCGCGAGGCGGCCAGCGAGGCGGTAGTCCAGCCCGCCGAACGCCAGCAGACCCCCGGCGAAACACCATCCGGCCCACCCCGGCGCAGCGGTTTCCAGCTGCTGCGCCGCACCCATCTGAACGGGAACGGTCGCTGAGCCGCCGCGAGCCGGCGTCAGTCGATCTTGTTGTCCCACATATTGAACAAGCCGACCTCCATCCGGTATTCGCCATCCAGCGTGACGACGGTCAATTCCAGCGGCGTGTGTCGGGCCGCCAGCAAGCCGTCGTCGCCGATGTAAAGATCGATCACCTCATGGCGGGGTGGATTGAAGCCGGCGATGTTACCGTCGGCCTGGTTGAGGCGCCGGCCGTTGTGGATGACTTGCAACAGAGGGTAGGAACTATTGGGTAGCGTATCCCAGCGCCGGAACGGCTGGCCCTTGGTCCGCAGAATAAACGCCATGATGTGATAGCCGCCGCCGCGGCCGATATAAAAGCCCAGATTGCGGGCATTCAGGCGCAGCCAGGTGTCGGGGACGCCATCGCCGATGAAGGAGCGGGTGGCGGACGCCAGGTCGCGACCGATTTCGCGCCCCACCAGATAGACGAAGGGAGGCGGCGGGTCCTGCTGGTCGTCCCGGCCCACGAAAGAATACGAACGCCGAGGTGGGTCGGGGCTGAGCTCGCCGCGCACGTCTTCATGGACGTTCAAGGGTTCGCGCGGCAGGTTGTGCGGCACGTTCTGATAGGTGGGGACTTCCTCCACGAAGTGATCCACGATTTGCGCCACCCCTAAAGCGGGATAGACGATCAAGCCGCCAAGCAGGGCGCTCGTCTCATAAAGCCGCCGGATTGGCTTGGCGAGAACTCTCATACGCGGCTCAGAAAACTGTAAACCCACTTCGGAATATAGAAACGGCGTTTGTTCAGGATCGCACCCACCACTGGCGCGCCTTGGCCCATCAGTTTTTCGTGGAGTTCCACAATCACCGGCACTCGGCTGGTTTCAGCCGCCACGACCAAGATGACCGCATCCATTGCCCCGCACATGACGATACCGTCGAAAGAGTGGGCGGCCGGGGGCGCATCCACTACCGTCAGCATGACCGAGCGCCGTAAATCAGCCCAAAAGTCCGGCTGGTTGACGACGCGCGGCGTATCGTGCAAATCTCGGACGGGCTGGCTGACGATCAGTGAAGTGTCGCCCAACTGATGAAAGGTCAGCGGCAGGGCGCGTTCCTCGGTTTCGCTGCGCTGCGACGAACGGAGCAAGCGGCCGAAATCGACCCCCAGCGCTAGCGGCGGTCCCGGTGCGATGGTCGGATCGTCCTGGGCCATACTCTGAAAAAAATGATAATGCTCGCCGCGCCGCCAGTCGAAATCGAGCAGCAGCACGCGACCGTCCACGTATTGAGAGGCCATCAGCGCGAAGTCTCGCGCCAGGGTGGAGACGCCTTCGCCGGGATTGGCGCTGATGAATTCGACCACCAGGCCCTCGCCGGGAACGAAAACCGGATTCATCAGACTGAACAAGCGTTTGATTTCGGCGGCGTTGAAAAATAGGTCGTTGAATCCTCTGCGGTCGGACCCGCGCGGTAAGGGGGCGGAAGAAACGGACGGTGTCGGCATGAACGATCCCTTGTTGTCGGCAAACTACTCATAAGCGGGTGCGAGCGCGGCTCTAGCCCCGCTCAAACGAATCCGTAAGTCCTCCGCCGTATCGCCGCCGCCGAAGGGGATGCGCGGTAAGGCGTGCAAGCCAGCGCCGGCGTGTAGCGGGCCGCCGTAGGCCAGGACGGCGCTGGCGAAACCGCAGTCGCGCGCGAGCGCCGCAACCGCTGGGTCCACCGACGACGGATCGCCGTAAGGATAGGCAAAATGGCGGATGGTCCGCTCCAGTTGGATTTCCAGCCGCTGCCGGCTCTGGATCATTTCCAGACGCGCCTCGGCTTGCGGTAGGTCGCGCAGCACCGGATGGGTGACCGTATGCGCTCCGAATTCGACCAGGCCGCTGGCGGCCATTTCCCGGATCATGTCCCACGTCATCATCCGTTCCCGATCGATCACCCTAAAATCGATCTCGTAAGTTTGTTCCAGTTGTGACAGCGCCTTGGCGCGAGCGGCCGGGGTGGCTTTCCGTAACAAGTCGCACGTCTGTTGGAAAGCCGAATCGCGCTCCGCTGCCGTGGCGGCGAAAAACGAATAATGCCGGTCCGCCAAAGACATGTCGAGCGCCGGATGACGACGGAGAATGGCTTCGATGCCGTGCCACCAGGCCGCGGCCTCGCCATCGATGAAACCGGTGGTGACGTAAATCGTGGCCGGCGCGGCCAACTGGCGCAACAAGGGATAGAGCAGTTGGTAATTATCCCGGTAGCCATCATCGAAGGTCAGACAGGCGAAGCGGGCACCGGCGCGCGGCGCGGCCAGACGCTCCAGAGCGACATCGAGCGAAACCAGCTCGTAGCTTTCCGAGCGCAAGGTCTCCACGATGGCGGTCAGTTGGCGGCTGGTGATGGTCAGGCCCGGATTTCCTCGCCAATCCGCTGTCTCAGACTCTTGA is from Candidatus Competibacteraceae bacterium and encodes:
- a CDS encoding cellulase family glycosylhydrolase, with product MWGVRFWRAVVVGLIVALFHGVAAAEDLPALRRGVNLSHWLQYQGRQPVTSADLAAIRKAGFDHVRIPFDPARLGWNPDAQGSAANAWPGLAELDQAVDASLAAGLAVIVDFHPEGALRDRIEKESPVGKAFVEAWRMLAARYANRPADRLTFEPLNEPQYYQLDGASRWRRLQSDVVGAIRQQAPSHWILLSGTRGGSIAGLESMSPLTDPRIRYVFHFYEPMLFTHLNAPWEPFLSGPQGMIAGLGYPSDSPQALANFRVVPGADAKAANDAVTQYVAEKWNSSRIAQEIAKAAAWAKRYQVKLVCTEFGALRASLDATSRNLWLRDVRTALEGAGVGWSVWDYADFFGIATATGNISSTADGAVIPGDLQNPARLLDAGSVAALVMDVPPPGLLRVVER
- a CDS encoding polysaccharide biosynthesis/export family protein, encoding MSQHVRILTLLCCLLASACVSPLRPEEQQPLGFEMWRDELPDYGFLPGDELDVKLIYNPEFSDRVIVSPDGLIHLSLIGSVKVLDRTPGDIAEELRQRYATEFRHPEAIVVPRMFSSEIIYVGGEVQRAGVLKLAHRMGVLEGVLEAGGFRETARMDRVILLRRTRQGKPMLKVVNVRRIIEGGTEQDVPLRRFDMIYVPRSDLAEVNLWLHQLIYNNLALSTNFGYTINRNTRTQY
- a CDS encoding lipopolysaccharide biosynthesis protein produces the protein MAPPGLQRLLAGYLPVNLLQAAITLGAVMVFSRLLTPAEYGHYALATTLMLWVQTLLFYWLQTGISRFHDTARDAGRLPRLLATAYVAAILMVILLGGIGLIVAEFSVYRPLILAGLAALLARSLFAVGLDFHRAAHRVRRYAWLEGVQYLLSLLLGVLFAIYLDWGAPAPLLGLALGNLAVLLADIPYLARQTEGLAWSRDDLRLLAGYGLPLTFSFLFGLVVAGSDRFFIAWLMDESAVGVYAVAYALADRTLTILFNWVGMATVPLAFSALASSGENAARQVMSDAAKSLILLALPAAVGLAAAAAPLAVVVVGPDFRATTAHIVPWIALAGLLNGAMVHYAAHAFLITRRTRALLGTTVLAAAVNVTLNVLLIPVWGLNGAIAATIVAYAVGLGARLLLMRTRFPIPLALPDLMKGLAACALMWAVLAAIPWPPTWAGLLAAVATGMACYGVAALLLNVSGVRRWVPARWFDWGSS
- a CDS encoding polysaccharide deacetylase family protein, whose translation is MITALGADRWVRRWCGGRGAILMLHGLQESETADWRGNPGLTITSRQLTAIVETLRSESYELVSLDVALERLAAPRAGARFACLTFDDGYRDNYQLLYPLLRQLAAPATIYVTTGFIDGEAAAWWHGIEAILRRHPALDMSLADRHYSFFAATAAERDSAFQQTCDLLRKATPAARAKALSQLEQTYEIDFRVIDRERMMTWDMIREMAASGLVEFGAHTVTHPVLRDLPQAEARLEMIQSRQRLEIQLERTIRHFAYPYGDPSSVDPAVAALARDCGFASAVLAYGGPLHAGAGLHALPRIPFGGGDTAEDLRIRLSGARAALAPAYE